One genomic window of Phoenix dactylifera cultivar Barhee BC4 chromosome 6, palm_55x_up_171113_PBpolish2nd_filt_p, whole genome shotgun sequence includes the following:
- the LOC103712567 gene encoding copper-transporting ATPase PAA2, chloroplastic: MATALLRVALSLNPNPNADPKIHLGSARALRNPVPFLHLPPLRRLHRFSRPESLRLIRANAIDIGVPAGEPQQEAAKSSSVLLDVGGMMCGACAARVRSILSADERVESAVVNMLTETAAVRLGPGGLEDVDAGRVAEELAGRLTECGFPAKMRRSGLGVGENVRKWREMAERKEELLVRSRNRVAFAWTLVALCCGSHASHILHSLGIHVAHGSLWEILHNSYVKCGTAVVSLLGPGRDLLFDGLRAFAKGSPNMNSLVGFGSIAAFLLSAVSLLNPGLEWEASFFDEPIMLLGFVLLGRSLEERARLKASSDMNDLLSLVSSQSRLVITSSEEDPSSDNALSTDAISIEVPVDDVRVGDSILVLPGETIPVDGKVLGGRSVVDESMLTGESLPVFKERGLHVSAGTVNWDGPLRIEATTTGAMSTISKIIQMVEDAQAQEAPIQRLADSIAGPFVYSVMTLSTATFAFWYYIGSHIFPEVLLNDIAGPHGNSLLLSLKLSTDVLVVSCPCALGLATPTAILVGTSLGAKQGLLIRGGDVLERLAGIDVVALDKTGTLTEGKPVVMAVASLAYKESEILRLAAAVEKTTSHPIAKAIITKAELLNLELPSTKGQLTEPGFGTLAEIDGCLVAVGTMNWVHERFQNKASHSELMDLENRIACLSSPVTSSNHSTSIVFVGREGEGIIGAIAISDILRHDAKSTVDRLQEKGIKTVLLSGDREEAVASVGKMVGIGHQNIKASLTPKKKSSIISSLQTEGHRVAMVGDGINDAPSLALADVGVALQIEAKENAASDAASVILLGNRLGQMVDALSLAQATMAKVHQNLAWAIAYNIVAIPIAAGVLLPQFDFAMTPSLSGGLMALSSIFVVSNSLFLRLHGSFTKRENNV; this comes from the exons ATGGCGACCGCTCTCCTTCGAGTCGCCCTctccctaaaccctaaccctaatgcTGACCCCAAGATCCACCTCGGTTCCGCCAGAGCCCTTCGAAACCCCGTCCCCTTTCTTCACCTGCCGCccctccgccgcctccaccGTTTCTCCAGGCCCGAATCCCTGCGCCTTATCCGCGCGAACGCCATCGATATCGGCGTTCCGGCGGGGGAGCCCCAGCAGGAGGCGGCGAAGAGCTCGTCGGTGCTCCTCGATGTCGGCGGGATGATGTGCGGCGCCTGCGCCGCCAGGGTCCGGTCGATCCTCTCCGCCGACGAACGGGTCGAGTCGGCGGTGGTTAACATGCTGACGGAAACCGCGGCGGTCCGCCTCGGACCAGGTGGATTGGAGGACGTGGATGCCGGCCGGGTCGCGGAGGAGCTCGCCGGGCGGCTGACGGAGTGCGGGTTCCCGGCGAAAATGCGGAGGTCGGGGCTGGGGGTGGGGGAGAACGTAAGGAAGTGGAGGGAGATggcggagaggaaggaggagttGCTTGTGAGGAGCCGCAATCGCGTCGCCTTTGCCTGGACGCTGGTGGCTCTTTGCTGTGGATCCCACGCCTCTCATATCTTGCATTCTCTCGGAATTCATGTCGCTCATG GGTCCTTGTGGGAGATACTTCACAATTCATATGTCAAATGTGGTACCGCCGTGGTCTCTTTGCTGGGACCTGGTAGAG ATTTACTTTTCGATGGTCTTAGAGCATTTGCAAAGGGGTCGCCAAATATGAATTCTCTTGTGGGATTTGGCTCTATTGCTGCTTTCCTTCTTAGTGCA GTGTCGCTATTGAATCCTGGACTTGAATGGGAAGCTTCCTTTTTTGATGAACCG ATCATGCTTCTTGGTTTTGTACTTCTGGGACGTTCTCTTGAAGAACGAGCTAGACTCAAGGCATCTAGTGATATGAATGACCTTTTA TCATTGGTATCCTCTCAATCACGACTAGTAATTACATCCTCCGAAGAGGATCCTTCATCAGATAATGCATTAAGTACAGATGCAATAAGCATTGAAGTCCCTGTTGATGATGTTCGTGTTGGAGATTCAATATTGGTTTTGCCTGGGGAAACTATTCCAGTGGAT GGAAAGGTTCTTGGAGGGAGAAGTGTTGTTGATGAATCAATGCTCACAGGGGAATCTCTTCCTGTTTTCAAGGAAAGAGGTCTGCATGTTTCTGCAGGAACAGTAAACTGG GATGGCCCTCTAAGGATTGAAGCTACGACAACTGGTGCTATGTcaacaatttcaaaaataattcaaaTG GTTGAAGATGCACAAGCTCAAGAAGCACCTATCCAGAGGCTTGCAGATTCAATTGCTGGGCCTTTTGTGTACAGTGTGATGACACTGTCAACTGCAACATTTGCTTTCTG GTATTATATTGGGTCACACATCTTTCCGGAAGTCTTGCTTAATGACATAGCAGGTCCTCATGGGAATTCACTGCTTTTAAGCTTGAAACTTTCCACGGATGTACTA GTTGTTTCCTGCCCTTGTGCGCTGGGTCTAGCTACTCCCACAGCTATCTTAGTAGGCACCTCTCTAG GGGCTAAACAAGGACTTCTTATAAGAGGAGGTGATGTATTGGAGCGTCTGGCTGGGATAGATGTCGTTGCATTAGACAAA ACAGGAACCCTTACAGAAGGAAAACCTGTTGTTATGGCTGTTGCTTCTTTGGCTTATAAAGAATCTGAAATCCTCCGTCTAGCTGCTGCAGTGGAAAAAACAACATCACATCCAATTGCAAAGGCTATCATAACCAAAGCAGAGTTATTAAATTTGGAACTCCCTAGCACAAAAGGACAGTTGACAGAGCCTGGTTTTGGTACCTTAGCAGAAATTGATGGTTGTTTGGTTGCTGTTGGTACAATGAATTGGGTCCATGAGCgttttcaaaataaagcatcacaCTCTGAATTGATGGATCTAGAAAATCGGATAGCATGCCTGTCATCTCCAGTGACATCATCAAACCACTCAACCTCAATCGTTTTTGTTGGGCGTGAAGGAGAAGGCATAATAGGTGCTATAGCAATATCTGATATTCTGCGTCATGATGCAAAATCTACAGTGGATAG GCTGCAGGAAAAGGGAATCAAGACAGTCCTTTTATCAGGTGACAGGGAAGAGGCAGTGGCAAGTGTCGGCAAGATGGTTGGAATTGGACATCAAAATATAAAGGCATCCTTAACTCCAaagaagaaatcaagcatcataTCAAGTTTGCAAACTGAGGGTCATCGTGTTGCTATG GTTGGCGATGGGATAAATGATGCACCATCCTTGGCACTCGCTGATGTGGGAGTTGCTTTACAAATTGAAGCAAAAGAGAACGCTGCATCTGATGCTGCATCTGTGATTCTTTTGGGCAACAGGCTTGGACAG ATGGTAGATGCTCTATCCCTTGCTCAAGCAACAATGGCAAAGGTCCACCAGAATTTAGCATGGGCTATAGCATATAACATAGTTGCCATCCCTATTGCGGCAGGTGTATTGCTTCCACAATTTGATTTTGCCATGACTCCATCACTTTCAG GAGGCTTGATGGCCTTGAGCTCCATCTTTGTTGTCAGCAATTCATTGTTTCTGAGGCTTCACGGGTCATTTACAAAGAGGGAGAACAATGTTTAG